The genomic segment ctaGAATAAAAGACACAATAACAACAAaggttaaaaaatatttaaatattaatttgttttcTGAATGTTTATAAATGCATTGATTgcattcaaaaaaaaaaaaaaaaaaaaaaaaaaaaaaaatgaaattatatgatcgtatatatatatatatatatatatatatatatatgtttgtgtttatgtataaattttgtttttgttcttgtttttcattaaattttacttttattttaacttttattttattttattttttttttttttttttttgatttagtctaaatatttatttattcataataatataaatacacgAATTATTATTGCAATGacttatttgtttatttttgttattctACTTTTTTATTGATACATTTACAGACAAATATGGTCATACACttttaatatgaaaataaaataattaacatGGTAaacttttattaaattactTTGTTATCTcctttataaataaaaaatattggttctttttaaaaatagaaaaaaaaaaaggaaaaaaaaaagaaaaaaaaaaaagaaaaaaaaaaaagaaaaaaaaatctctttttttaaaatgttcatTGCttgttatattaaatgatacatgtaacaaaatgaaaaaggttataaatgtatgttcatgatatttcatatatatgtatatatgtgatattcatttattttatttaagcTGCGTATTTTTCGATAAGTTGTTTTAATGCTGAGTCGTTTGCTCCTAATAAAGTATCAACAGATGAACCATTTTTGTAAACTTTAAAGGTTGGCATGGaagtaatattttctttctcGGTAACTTCAGAAACTTCATCTACATCGACTTTAATAAAAACCATTTTTGTGTATGTTTTGGAGCATTCTTCATAAAATGGGGCAATTCTTTTGCATGGTCCACACCATTCAGCAAAAAAATCGACAATAACTAATTCGTTTTGTGAAATGATGGAATCGAATTCtgagaaataaaaaaaaaaaattaaaagtgaAATATATTAAGGTGATATAgcaatatatgtatattcaaaaaaaaatatgttatatatatatattattcatagtagtatatttattataatgtgGGAATGTGTAAAAAGCTATGTAAACATAAAATTTTacacttattatatattttataagtaATATGCATTAAATGTatgcttatatatttatgatctttattatatatatactatttatatgtaataaaaatatatattacctgCTTGACTAGTTACAATTTTTACCATTTTGACTTTAatgtaattttaatataatagtaaatatatattttttttatgaataatttttatataataaaattagtatatcatataaagaataattataaaatattttttcttcttatgaattctttattttttggaAATTgttatatgttcatttgataatataaaaataaaaaaattagaaataaaaaaaaaaaaaaaaaatagtaattttgtatatttataatattatttatatatataatatattatatattttattattttcttttttctttaatgtATTCTTATATGCAtgatgtatttattttacgGAACATTTATTTTGGAATAACATATGGAGAGAAAAGGGTACTTTTTTTGTGcatacatatttaaatattatatatacattatatatatcatatatatatatattatattatatatatgttatatatatattttatatatgcatatataatttattttttacacaatgaataaataaacaaataaataaataaatgcatacctatttatattatagttATACCGTTTTGTCATGAATAAACACATAATACATACTTTGATATATTCCattaaattttatgaaattaaaaataagaaaagtgtttatatatatatatatatatatatatatatatatataatattataaaataataaaatatatacttttaaaaagaagaatatatgTACACAAAATTTATGAGTTCATATTCTCATGtaaaatttcaaaaaaaaaaaaaaaaaaagaaaatacgGGACTTTACATAGTAataactatatattatatatataaaattatacacatatattgttaaattaaaaataagtgTGTTCAAAAATGTTCAGTATAAAGACAATTTGggttaaaatgaaaaaatatacagaagtccaaatatatatatttatatatattttatcaatattaaAAGGTTTGTCTTTAATTGTacagcttttttttttttttttttcaaaaaaatgtaaaaagcatatatataaaaaaaaaaaaaaaaattaatacctAATGTTTGCTAATGTtaacattttaaaatttcACCAATAATTCAACTTCTTTTATactatatttgttatttataaattttgcAACTACAAAATgttcataaaaatttttgTACCCATAAAATATTcctcatttattatatatttaaatgaaaaaaaggtacacaatattattcttatgttaagcatgaaaaaaaaaaaaaaaaaaaaaaaaaaaaaatttaacaattcatgtagatataaataaaaatatataaataaataaataaataaataaataaataaatatatatatatatatatatatatatatatatatatatatatatataaatttatgtgtatatgtatagaAGTAatcatgtatatatgttatgtTACAAATACATTATTGATCCAATTTTTGatatagaataaaaaatactttATCACCATActcaattatatttatattcgcctttttttttttttttttttttttttttgcccTTTCATtccattaaaaaataaaaaataaaaaattagataGATAGATAgatagataaataaataaataaataaataaataaataaataaaataaaaatagaaaaaaataataaaaaaacatataaaccaTGGGCATATacttaaataaattattccGAACatgaatttaatatatattagtcGAATGATGTACACACATACAAAACATTTATgcataatacatataataattttggtATGAAAAGGATAATTGAATATGTGATATGTTACAGAAATAGACGCacaataaacatatatacataatatttgaaagaaaaatttatgtatttattatttatccatttataattattcctCCTTCATTTTTAACctttcacttttttttttgattttttttttttttttttttttgtataaaaagGCCTAAATTTCATTTCATACTTTATACGGTTGTCATAACTCCTTGTGCTTCGTCATATAACTGTTgagttatatatttcttggTCAAAAGAtgtgttataattttttttaaatcttcgGGATATTTTGGTATATCTAACATAATATCTTTTATTGAGTTAAGTACTTCACGGAGACCCCCttctacatttttttctgaaataatatttttattaaatagatGATCAACAAGTTTATAAGATAAAtttaaatcattattattaatatctaCATTAAGtacaaaaatttttttcaCAACATAATTACATAGATCATGATATAATGGTAAGAATTCATCTacgtataaataaaattcttcttcatctatatatgaataaaaatattctaataatgtattattaattttccttttaagtttcattttttcatatgtatcatcttcatcccatatataattaatattatttaaattcaaTTTTCTTTTGTCGTTAATTCTTTGTTGTGTTTTATTACATATCATCATACCTGTAACACCTCCTATATGTAATTTATAGATATCACTTAAAAATGCTGGATAGAGAACATCATCATAAATACAACGTAACAAAAATTTACATGTCATTTCTTTTGCTTGTGGGAAATCAATTTCATAATCATCAATATATCCAATAATTCGAATAAAAGCGATAACAATATCTGTTTTGGATACATATTTTTCACACAAATTATCTAATAAATAAGAGATATATTTcctacaaatattatttttactaaAGGATTCAATAATACTTATTCTAATAAATTCATgataaaacaaattattagaattatttaaaaattcaaTAACTTCATTTGTATCTCCATCATTGAAAAAATCTATTAAGAAATctcttgatttttttttaaactctTTTTTCTCATCTTcaactttttttatatttaaatctaATACCCACAATAATGTATCATTCCATATTTCATCTTTCaacttttttttctcatcagCTAATTCAATATTGTGCTGataaatatcataataataattattattattattattggtAGTAGTggtactattattattattattatcattgttgttataattttcattaataCTAGAATTAGTATCTCCATTTACTTTTGTGGTATCTATAATATTGTCATTGTTCTtatcatttgtatttttatcatccgcataatattcttttacaTTTGTTACTTGTTTTTGTTCTCCGGTTTCTTCTTCATGTAAAGTGTGTTTCATGAGAAgttctttttctttcaaAACATTTTCTCTTAATTCTTTTTCGCTAACATTAAATATACCTAAGGTATCAAAAAAGGCTGTGGGTAActtgaatatataatttttatcaataatattatcCAATATACTAAATCtaagatattttaaaaatatatcataacaTAAAGGACAAtctaattttatatcatctaaACTCAACAGAATTTTTTCAAAAGCTCTTTGTACTTGTTCAGGTGTTAtcaattttgttatatttaaaatatttaataagcAAGATACATTCATTTGACTTTCATCATCCTTATCAAACGATTTCCTAATAAGTTGTAAAACAAGGTAATCATTATATATCTTAACATTTAAGGATTTAATATCTTCAATAAAttcttgtatattattacttaagaaaaaattatctaTTAATAAATCACATTTCTTCTCAAATTCTTCAAAacttaaaatatttacatcctcaaacattttatttttcatatcacACACTTTCTGTGAATACTCAATTTCTTCAGCATTTACAACAGTATAAAAACAATTCTCATCTTCAATCTCACTATCATATATTGGATCGTTCATATCAACATACTTTTTTGTTAAGAACATTTGATCTTTAAGCAAGTTAACTTTCttgcttttctttttattcataCCCACCATTTtgtttgataatatatagatgaataaaaataaataaatgaatgagataatatttaaaaaaaaatgttctatataaatataagcaTAAAggtaaaatgaatataatatatatatatatatatatatatatatatattatgatatttatttatttaaataaataaagtgGCAATATATACAAGTTGGTTTAAATGCTAAAGAAAATATgtatactatatattatttaaatattaatttcttataatttccttatatatataaaatatgttatatatatatatatatatgtatatattcttaaattatataaattttaaaaaattaaattatttcagtttaattagaaatatatacaaaacatAAGAAACCAATAAATATTCAAATCACAAAGGtttaaaaaatgagaaaaaaataaattatattaataaaaatgtataattataaatatatataaatataaatatatatttatatgtatatgataaaatatatattctttatatttgaaTGGGAAGCACTTTATAAAAAGTTGTATGAAATAATCATACATTCTAATTTCTACAAATCTAATATTAACGATTGATagatcttttttatttttaatataaaaatatattatatatatatttaaatatatatatataataaaataaaataaaaaatatataataatattaagttttcttttttatattatttatatatataatatattatatatatatatatatatatatatatatatatgttcttttttttttattaaatctaTTTCTattctaaaaaatataaaatatataaattatatatacattataaataaGCTTAGCTAAATGgtaattttatatgattggactatatttattatatatttatttttttatatatttattattaatttgtattatatatataaatatatatcatatgtattatatatattacaattgtaaat from the Plasmodium falciparum 3D7 genome assembly, chromosome: 14 genome contains:
- a CDS encoding MA3 domain-containing protein, putative; this encodes MVGMNKKKSKKVNLLKDQMFLTKKYVDMNDPIYDSEIEDENCFYTVVNAEEIEYSQKVCDMKNKMFEDVNILSFEEFEKKCDLLIDNFFLSNNIQEFIEDIKSLNVKIYNDYLVLQLIRKSFDKDDESQMNVSCLLNILNITKLITPEQVQRAFEKILLSLDDIKLDCPLCYDIFLKYLRFSILDNIIDKNYIFKLPTAFFDTLGIFNVSEKELRENVLKEKELLMKHTLHEEETGEQKQVTNVKEYYADDKNTNDKNNDNIIDTTKVNGDTNSSINENYNNNDNNNNNSTTTTNNNNNNYYYDIYQHNIELADEKKKLKDEIWNDTLLWVLDLNIKKVEDEKKEFKKKSRDFLIDFFNDGDTNEVIEFLNNSNNLFYHEFIRISIIESFSKNNICRKYISYLLDNLCEKYVSKTDIVIAFIRIIGYIDDYEIDFPQAKEMTCKFLLRCIYDDVLYPAFLSDIYKLHIGGVTGMMICNKTQQRINDKRKLNLNNINYIWDEDDTYEKMKLKRKINNTLLEYFYSYIDEEEFYLYVDEFLPLYHDLCNYVVKKIFVLNVDINNNDLNLSYKLVDHLFNKNIISEKNVEGGLREVLNSIKDIMLDIPKYPEDLKKIITHLLTKKYITQQLYDEAQGVMTTV
- a CDS encoding thioredoxin 1, translating into MVKIVTSQAEFDSIISQNELVIVDFFAEWCGPCKRIAPFYEECSKTYTKMVFIKVDVDEVSEVTEKENITSMPTFKVYKNGSSVDTLLGANDSALKQLIEKYAA